From Deltaproteobacteria bacterium, a single genomic window includes:
- the feoB gene encoding ferrous iron transport protein B — translation MEATIALAGNPNAGKTTLFNALTGARQHVGNYPGVTVEKKEGIYLQDGARMHIVDLPGTYSLTAYSTEEVVARDFLVDEKPEVVINIVDASNLERNLYLTLQFMEMGLPVVLALNMVDVAKGRGIQVDADKLSALLGVPVVPTIARSGKGKKELMAAAAEMIEAQKPPKSLNIRYGSDVDLTLQAMAAEIESSGFLARRYDSRWVALKYLENDEQIRALGLSEDRPLAEKLEAMVDKLSAHLKGTLDTYPEAEIADHRYGYITSIVRQGVISFEKDQDRLFISDNIDKVLTNRFAGPLIMVAVIMGLYQFTFTYSEVPVSWMEAFFGWLGKLTEWYLPDGLLKSLIVSGVIDGVGGVLGFVPLIMLMFLGIAFLEDSGYLARVAFMLDRVFRFFGLHGNSVMPFIISGGIAGGCAVPGVMAARTLRSPRERLATILTAPFMNCGAKLPIFALLVAAFFSKNEAMAMLSITAVAWLGALLVARLLRSTVIRGETTPFVMELPPYRLPTLKGLLIHTWERTWQYIKKAGTVILGISIVLWALMTYPSPPGAVTERFAAQRQALLAKADPAVVAELDKAKRERALSAAAETLKKELARIDGREAGEALRHSVAGRIGTALERLSFLAGFDWRTNIALLGGFVAKEVVVSTLGTAYSLGEVDPEASGSLSARLAAAPGWSPLTALSMIVFIIFYAPCFVTVICIVREAGSWKWGVFSVLFNTAMAFGLAAGVFQVGRLMGF, via the coding sequence ATGGAAGCGACAATCGCTTTGGCCGGCAATCCCAATGCGGGAAAGACGACCCTGTTCAACGCCCTGACCGGCGCCCGCCAGCATGTGGGGAATTATCCAGGGGTCACCGTGGAAAAAAAAGAGGGGATCTATCTGCAGGACGGGGCAAGGATGCACATCGTCGACCTGCCCGGCACCTATTCGCTGACGGCCTACTCCACGGAAGAGGTGGTGGCTCGTGATTTCCTGGTGGATGAAAAGCCCGAGGTGGTCATCAACATCGTGGACGCTTCCAACCTGGAGCGCAACCTGTACCTGACGCTTCAGTTCATGGAAATGGGGCTTCCGGTGGTTCTGGCGCTGAACATGGTGGATGTGGCCAAAGGCAGGGGCATCCAGGTGGACGCGGACAAACTGTCGGCATTGCTGGGCGTGCCGGTGGTGCCGACCATCGCCCGCAGCGGCAAAGGCAAAAAGGAATTGATGGCGGCGGCAGCTGAGATGATCGAGGCGCAAAAGCCCCCCAAATCACTCAACATCAGATACGGCAGTGACGTCGATTTGACCCTGCAGGCCATGGCCGCGGAAATCGAATCGAGCGGCTTTCTGGCCCGACGTTACGACAGTCGCTGGGTCGCCTTGAAATACCTGGAAAACGACGAACAGATTCGTGCGCTCGGTCTGAGTGAGGACAGGCCCCTGGCGGAAAAACTGGAGGCCATGGTGGACAAGCTGTCGGCGCACCTCAAGGGGACGCTGGACACCTATCCCGAGGCGGAAATAGCCGATCATCGCTACGGGTATATAACCTCCATTGTCCGGCAGGGCGTCATTTCTTTTGAGAAAGATCAGGATCGGTTGTTCATTTCAGATAATATCGACAAGGTGCTGACCAATCGGTTTGCCGGCCCATTGATCATGGTGGCCGTGATCATGGGGCTGTATCAATTTACCTTTACCTACAGTGAAGTGCCGGTGTCCTGGATGGAAGCCTTCTTCGGTTGGCTGGGGAAACTCACAGAATGGTATCTGCCGGATGGCCTGTTGAAATCCCTCATCGTTTCGGGGGTCATCGACGGCGTCGGCGGCGTTCTCGGTTTTGTTCCCCTGATCATGCTCATGTTTTTGGGTATCGCTTTTCTGGAAGACTCGGGCTATCTGGCCCGCGTGGCCTTCATGCTGGACAGGGTCTTTCGTTTTTTCGGTCTGCACGGCAATTCGGTCATGCCGTTCATCATATCCGGTGGCATTGCGGGCGGGTGTGCCGTGCCCGGTGTCATGGCCGCAAGGACCCTCCGGTCCCCTCGGGAACGGCTGGCAACCATTTTGACGGCGCCGTTCATGAACTGCGGTGCCAAGCTGCCGATCTTCGCCCTCCTGGTGGCGGCCTTTTTTTCCAAAAACGAAGCCATGGCCATGCTCTCGATCACGGCTGTGGCCTGGCTGGGTGCCCTGCTGGTGGCCCGGCTGCTGCGCTCGACCGTTATCAGGGGTGAGACCACCCCCTTTGTCATGGAGCTTCCCCCTTACCGCCTGCCCACACTGAAAGGCCTCTTGATTCACACCTGGGAGCGCACATGGCAGTACATCAAAAAGGCGGGAACGGTTATCCTGGGTATTTCCATTGTACTCTGGGCGTTGATGACCTATCCCTCCCCGCCGGGTGCGGTGACTGAGCGATTTGCAGCCCAGCGCCAGGCGCTGCTGGCCAAGGCGGACCCTGCCGTTGTTGCCGAGCTCGATAAAGCCAAACGGGAGAGGGCGCTTTCAGCGGCAGCGGAAACCCTCAAAAAAGAACTGGCGCGGATAGACGGCCGTGAAGCCGGGGAGGCGCTGCGCCATTCAGTGGCCGGACGGATCGGCACGGCCCTGGAACGATTGAGTTTTCTGGCCGGTTTCGACTGGCGCACCAACATTGCCCTGTTGGGCGGTTTTGTCGCCAAGGAGGTAGTGGTCTCCACCCTGGGTACGGCCTATTCCCTGGGTGAGGTAGATCCTGAAGCGAGCGGGTCGCTTTCCGCCAGGCTGGCGGCGGCACCCGGTTGGAGCCCGCTTACAGCCCTGAGTATGATCGTCTTCATCATTTTTTACGCCCCTTGTTTTGTGACCGTCATATGCATTGTCCGTGAGGCCGGTTCCTGGAAGTGGGGTGTATTTTCCGTCCTTTTCAACACCGCCATGGCATTTGGACTGGCGGCCGGCGTATTTCAAGTCGGCCGCCTGATGGGTTTTTAA
- a CDS encoding ferrous iron transport protein A has product MRLNMRHMQKNQHGMIVQVKAEGELGRRIRDMGLVPGTEIKVQGRAPLKDPVALRVRGFTLTLRNREADFIDVEVDG; this is encoded by the coding sequence ATGAGGCTCAACATGCGTCATATGCAAAAGAATCAGCACGGCATGATCGTGCAGGTAAAAGCCGAAGGGGAGTTGGGTCGGCGCATCCGGGACATGGGTCTGGTTCCGGGTACCGAGATCAAGGTTCAGGGCCGGGCCCCGCTAAAGGATCCGGTGGCCCTGCGCGTCAGGGGCTTTACCCTCACCCTTCGCAACCGGGAGGCCGATTTCATTGACGTAGAGGTGGACGGGTAA
- a CDS encoding metal-dependent transcriptional regulator: protein MAATQTSASVAKKPLTSVMEDYLEAIFNLDREKKFVRVRDIAKRMDVKMPTVSSMLKTLNSKGLVNYEKYEYVELTKKGADIGKEMRRRHGILLKFLMEVLKAEFDTADEEACKMEHALGPDTLESLVDFMEFIQTCPRTGENWLDYFEEYRKHGHVPEKCQARSEAFSCGFKDQIEARRDTRSEAQADDGNKTC from the coding sequence ATGGCAGCAACCCAAACAAGCGCAAGCGTCGCAAAAAAGCCGCTGACGAGCGTCATGGAGGACTACCTGGAAGCGATATTCAACCTGGACCGGGAGAAGAAATTTGTCCGCGTCAGGGACATTGCCAAACGCATGGACGTCAAGATGCCCACGGTGTCCAGCATGCTCAAAACCCTGAACAGCAAAGGGCTGGTCAATTACGAAAAGTATGAATACGTGGAATTGACCAAAAAAGGGGCGGATATCGGCAAAGAGATGCGGCGCAGGCATGGTATTCTATTGAAATTCTTAATGGAAGTGTTAAAGGCCGAGTTCGATACCGCCGATGAAGAGGCCTGTAAAATGGAGCATGCCCTTGGCCCGGACACCCTGGAAAGCCTCGTCGATTTCATGGAGTTTATCCAGACGTGCCCGCGGACCGGGGAAAATTGGCTGGATTATTTCGAAGAATATCGAAAGCATGGCCATGTCCCCGAAAAATGCCAGGCCCGCAGCGAAGCTTTTTCCTGCGGGTTCAAGGACCAGATCGAAGCTCGCCGGGACACCCGTTCGGAGGCGCAGGCGGACGATGGGAACAAGACGTGCTGA
- a CDS encoding enoyl-CoA hydratase/isomerase family protein — protein sequence MTYENLLVEEQEGNCTITLNRPETRNALDMQTLSEIREAFRFVRANAAVTTVIITGAGGKAFASGADIRALKQRGVLETFHSETQTIFNEIESTGKPVIAAIDGFALGGGCELSMACDIRIATARSKLGLPEVNLGLIPGAGGTQRLQRYVGFGKAKELIFTGAIIGAEEAERIGLVNQVVGTPEALMPAALKMAETIRSKGPVAVAMAKTTINYGAGTDLNSGLIIEKLAQTVLFGTEDRMEGLDAFLEKRAAKFKGR from the coding sequence ATGACGTATGAAAATTTACTAGTCGAAGAACAGGAGGGGAATTGTACCATCACCCTCAACCGTCCGGAAACGCGCAATGCTCTGGATATGCAGACATTGTCCGAAATTCGAGAGGCGTTTCGTTTTGTCCGCGCCAATGCCGCTGTAACCACCGTGATCATAACCGGTGCGGGCGGCAAGGCGTTTGCTTCCGGCGCCGATATCCGCGCCCTGAAGCAGCGGGGGGTTCTGGAAACCTTTCACAGTGAAACCCAGACGATATTCAACGAGATCGAATCCACGGGCAAACCCGTGATTGCGGCCATCGACGGATTCGCTTTGGGCGGCGGCTGTGAACTGTCCATGGCCTGTGATATCCGCATTGCCACCGCCCGCTCCAAGCTGGGCCTGCCCGAAGTCAATCTGGGCCTCATTCCCGGCGCCGGCGGCACCCAGCGGCTGCAGCGGTATGTGGGCTTTGGAAAGGCCAAGGAACTGATTTTTACCGGCGCCATTATCGGTGCCGAGGAAGCCGAGCGAATCGGCCTGGTCAACCAAGTGGTGGGCACCCCCGAGGCGTTGATGCCGGCCGCCCTGAAGATGGCCGAGACCATTCGATCCAAGGGACCGGTGGCCGTTGCCATGGCGAAGACGACGATCAATTACGGGGCCGGCACCGATCTCAACTCGGGCCTGATCATAGAGAAGCTGGCTCAGACGGTTCTGTTCGGGACGGAAGACCGCATGGAGGGCCTCGATGCCTTCCTGGAGAAAAGGGCCGCCAAATTCAAGGGACGTTAA
- a CDS encoding AMP-binding protein: MVSILPPAIRSALEDYTPPQIPLHRLLASGVRFYPESTAVVYQSANFIVSYEHRYGLCRRFAAGLVQRFNIRKGDRIAIFSRNYPEFMIAMFRKIMKKELVNLL, encoded by the coding sequence ATGGTTTCAATTTTACCCCCAGCCATTCGTTCGGCGCTGGAAGATTACACGCCGCCGCAAATCCCGCTTCACCGCCTGCTGGCGTCCGGCGTCAGGTTTTATCCGGAATCGACGGCCGTGGTATACCAGTCGGCCAATTTTATCGTGTCCTACGAGCATCGCTACGGCCTTTGCCGACGATTTGCCGCCGGCCTCGTGCAGCGATTCAACATCCGCAAGGGGGACCGGATAGCGATCTTTTCCCGAAACTACCCGGAATTTATGATCGCCATGTTCAGAAAAATCATGAAAAAAGAACTCGTCAACCTTTTATAA
- a CDS encoding acyl-CoA dehydrogenase family protein, whose product MNYHVSDAYTALRGTIRDLMENEMEPLSMQIERNGEIPEAILDRLRKLGLFGMPIPREYGGLGLTTLEEVMTYELLTWTNASIRSRIGTSNGIGSVGILYDGTDAQKRKYLPRIASGEWTTAFALTEPDAGSDAASIRTSAVLEGDCWILNGTKQFITNADCAQLFTTIAVTDEVKRARGGVTAFIVEKEMPGLVVGPADVKMGLRGSHTHELIFTNCRIPKENVIGGESMVGKGFHTAMRVLDKGRLSMGACALGGSQRILELCIDRVHQRMDRGETANDLQSANFDLADMAIQIHAARQMLYHAAVKRDQGENVTHEASMLKVFATEMASKIAGKALDLFETDGLLTRHLIEMYLRDSRLYRIYEGTNEIQRLIISRSLLNRKKTG is encoded by the coding sequence ATGAATTATCACGTATCAGACGCCTACACCGCCCTCAGAGGCACCATCCGCGATTTAATGGAAAACGAAATGGAGCCCCTTTCGATGCAGATCGAACGAAACGGGGAGATTCCGGAAGCTATTTTGGACCGGCTCCGCAAACTCGGCCTCTTCGGCATGCCGATCCCCAGGGAATACGGCGGCCTGGGGCTGACGACCCTCGAAGAAGTCATGACCTACGAGCTCCTGACCTGGACCAACGCATCCATTCGGTCGCGTATCGGAACCAGCAACGGCATCGGTTCCGTGGGAATCCTCTACGACGGCACCGACGCCCAGAAACGAAAATACCTGCCGCGCATCGCCAGCGGTGAGTGGACGACGGCCTTTGCCCTGACCGAGCCGGATGCCGGTTCCGACGCAGCCAGCATCCGCACCAGCGCGGTCCTGGAGGGAGATTGCTGGATTCTCAACGGAACCAAGCAGTTCATCACCAATGCCGATTGTGCCCAGTTGTTCACCACCATCGCAGTGACGGACGAAGTCAAGCGCGCCCGCGGCGGCGTAACCGCCTTCATCGTCGAAAAAGAGATGCCCGGCCTGGTGGTGGGGCCGGCCGATGTTAAGATGGGATTGCGAGGGTCGCATACCCATGAGTTGATTTTCACCAACTGCCGGATTCCCAAAGAGAACGTCATCGGTGGAGAATCCATGGTGGGCAAGGGCTTTCACACGGCCATGCGGGTGCTGGACAAGGGACGCCTGTCCATGGGAGCCTGTGCGCTGGGGGGTTCCCAGAGAATTCTGGAACTCTGCATCGACCGGGTGCATCAGCGCATGGACCGAGGCGAGACGGCGAATGACCTGCAGTCCGCGAATTTTGACCTGGCGGACATGGCCATCCAGATTCACGCGGCCCGGCAGATGCTCTACCATGCAGCCGTCAAACGGGACCAGGGGGAAAATGTCACCCACGAGGCGTCCATGCTCAAGGTGTTCGCCACCGAAATGGCCAGCAAGATCGCCGGAAAGGCCCTGGACCTGTTCGAGACCGACGGTCTTCTGACCCGGCACCTCATCGAGATGTACCTGCGCGATTCCCGGCTGTATCGAATTTATGAAGGCACAAACGAAATCCAGCGGCTGATCATTTCCAGGAGCCTGCTTAATCGCAAAAAGACCGGATAA
- a CDS encoding acyl-CoA/acyl-ACP dehydrogenase produces MFQFNAMQRQIKKAVVDFVRGELKKENIDDLIRENRYPESIWKKSSDLGFPGIAFPEKYEGEGLGTIEKTIIAEELCKGDASIGACLTQAGYGADILLQYGSQKQKETWLPKIANARTLSSVAAAEAGGTGPSAIETRAVKDGDQWAIDGHKTYVRNAGPLAGIYIVLCRTDADADAPEKGLSMILVEAERSGVQLSDSGARLGQRQVPVGEVRFESVRVPLANLIGKENRGLRQFNAFMDHARLMSAAQSLGMARGAFERAFAYVREREQFKRKIVDFQVTRHKLADMATEIEAARLLTYQAAWAIDNGSADARMCAMAKLHAARTAVAVSDEAIQLLGGYGYMQEYDVERFFRDSKTADILDGNRHTQKDLIFQALIGKK; encoded by the coding sequence ATGTTCCAATTCAATGCCATGCAGCGACAGATAAAAAAGGCCGTGGTGGATTTTGTCCGCGGAGAATTGAAAAAGGAAAATATCGACGATCTGATCCGCGAAAACAGATATCCAGAATCCATATGGAAAAAATCGAGCGACCTGGGTTTTCCGGGGATCGCTTTCCCGGAGAAATATGAGGGCGAAGGCTTGGGGACCATCGAAAAAACCATCATTGCCGAGGAGTTGTGCAAAGGCGATGCTTCGATTGGCGCGTGCCTGACGCAGGCCGGCTACGGTGCCGATATTCTGCTGCAGTACGGTAGCCAAAAGCAAAAAGAAACCTGGCTGCCGAAAATCGCCAATGCCCGGACGCTCTCCAGTGTAGCCGCTGCCGAGGCCGGCGGAACCGGTCCCTCGGCCATTGAAACCCGGGCGGTAAAGGATGGCGATCAGTGGGCGATCGACGGTCACAAGACCTATGTGCGCAATGCCGGGCCCCTGGCGGGAATCTACATCGTTCTTTGCCGGACCGATGCCGATGCGGACGCGCCGGAAAAGGGGCTCAGCATGATTCTGGTGGAAGCCGAACGCTCGGGCGTGCAGCTGTCCGACAGCGGGGCCAGGCTGGGGCAGCGGCAAGTCCCTGTGGGGGAAGTACGCTTCGAATCGGTCCGTGTTCCCCTCGCCAATCTGATCGGCAAAGAAAACCGGGGACTTCGTCAGTTCAATGCCTTTATGGACCACGCCCGCCTGATGTCGGCCGCCCAATCCCTGGGCATGGCCCGGGGCGCCTTCGAGCGCGCCTTTGCTTATGTCCGGGAGCGGGAACAGTTCAAGAGAAAAATCGTTGACTTTCAAGTAACCCGTCACAAGCTGGCCGACATGGCCACCGAGATCGAGGCGGCCCGTCTGCTGACCTATCAGGCGGCCTGGGCCATCGACAACGGCAGTGCCGACGCCCGGATGTGCGCCATGGCCAAACTGCATGCCGCACGAACGGCCGTGGCGGTTTCCGATGAGGCCATCCAACTGCTGGGCGGCTACGGCTACATGCAGGAGTACGACGTCGAGCGCTTCTTCCGGGATTCCAAAACGGCCGATATCCTTGACGGCAATCGCCACACCCAAAAAGACCTGATTTTCCAGGCTTTGATTGGAAAAAAGTAA
- a CDS encoding nitroreductase family protein, with the protein MESFFDIVEGRRSIRKFQDKDVSTSDLNRILEAVRWSPSWTNLQCWEIVAVRDPEIKKRLQETLPPKGNPAVKAVGNAPVVLAVAAKLKASGFYKDKASTVLGDWYMFDLGIAVQTLCLSARALGLGTVIVGLYDIAKAADVLGVPDGYQQVALIPLGYPDQSPKAPKRKEIADFVHLDRFGNKG; encoded by the coding sequence ATGGAATCATTTTTCGACATCGTCGAAGGCAGAAGAAGTATTCGAAAATTTCAAGACAAGGATGTATCCACAAGCGACCTAAACCGCATCCTGGAAGCCGTGCGCTGGTCACCCTCGTGGACAAACTTGCAGTGTTGGGAAATTGTCGCCGTCCGGGATCCCGAGATAAAAAAGCGCCTTCAGGAGACCCTGCCCCCCAAAGGCAACCCGGCGGTTAAAGCCGTGGGAAACGCGCCGGTAGTGCTGGCGGTGGCGGCGAAGCTCAAGGCATCCGGCTTTTACAAAGACAAGGCTTCCACCGTGCTGGGCGACTGGTATATGTTCGATCTCGGCATCGCCGTTCAGACGCTCTGCCTGTCCGCCCGGGCCCTTGGGCTCGGAACGGTCATCGTGGGGCTCTACGACATAGCCAAAGCCGCCGATGTTCTGGGTGTTCCTGATGGATATCAGCAGGTGGCCCTCATCCCCTTGGGCTATCCGGATCAGTCCCCCAAGGCGCCCAAGCGCAAGGAAATCGCCGATTTTGTACACCTGGATCGTTTCGGCAACAAAGGATAA
- a CDS encoding acyl-CoA/acyl-ACP dehydrogenase: MVDFGYSKDQEMIRKSVRKFLEKECPMDNVRALKTDAKGYDVKVWKKMVDLGFVGMAVSEAYDGMGGEYLELMIFMEEAGRNLLPSPYFTSVVLCGLPIERFGSAAQKESCLPAIADGQIWSLALMEEAADYEAQHINLAAVREGDVYTLNGTKLFVPFAAAAEKLLVAARTQAGEDLQAGITFFIVDSDADGVSMEMIPTAAGDQRYEIRFDKVVVPAENIIGRADGGWEIVEYLLLYAAVLKCAEMSGGAQAVLEMTRRYAAERIQFDKPIGSMQAIQHRLSNAFIGVQALKNLVYEAAWYLNAGLPRPDLVSMAKVKANTVFQNTCIEGITIHGAIGFTEEMDVGMYHLRTKAMEFDLGGSEFHRERIMRELEQQVPDYLSL, encoded by the coding sequence ATGGTGGATTTTGGATATTCAAAAGACCAGGAGATGATTCGAAAGTCGGTACGGAAGTTCCTCGAAAAGGAGTGCCCCATGGACAATGTACGGGCCCTGAAAACCGATGCCAAGGGATACGATGTCAAGGTGTGGAAGAAGATGGTCGATTTGGGTTTTGTGGGCATGGCCGTATCCGAAGCCTACGACGGCATGGGCGGTGAGTACCTCGAACTGATGATTTTCATGGAAGAGGCCGGGCGCAACCTGCTTCCTTCCCCCTATTTTACCAGTGTCGTCCTGTGCGGCCTTCCCATCGAGCGCTTCGGCAGCGCTGCCCAGAAGGAAAGCTGTCTGCCGGCGATTGCCGACGGCCAGATATGGAGCCTGGCGCTCATGGAGGAGGCCGCCGACTACGAAGCACAGCACATCAATTTGGCGGCCGTTCGAGAGGGGGACGTCTACACGCTGAACGGGACCAAACTGTTCGTTCCTTTTGCCGCCGCGGCCGAAAAGCTGCTGGTGGCCGCCAGAACACAGGCCGGAGAGGATTTGCAGGCGGGAATCACCTTCTTCATCGTCGATAGCGACGCAGACGGCGTTTCCATGGAAATGATTCCCACGGCCGCCGGGGACCAGCGTTACGAAATTCGGTTTGACAAGGTCGTGGTGCCTGCTGAAAACATCATCGGCCGGGCGGACGGCGGATGGGAAATCGTCGAGTACCTCCTGTTGTACGCCGCGGTTCTCAAGTGTGCGGAAATGTCCGGCGGCGCCCAGGCTGTTCTGGAAATGACGCGGCGCTATGCCGCGGAACGCATTCAGTTCGACAAGCCCATCGGATCGATGCAGGCCATTCAGCACCGCCTGTCCAACGCTTTCATCGGGGTTCAGGCTTTGAAGAACCTGGTCTACGAGGCCGCCTGGTACCTGAATGCCGGTTTACCGCGTCCCGATCTGGTCTCCATGGCCAAGGTCAAGGCCAATACCGTTTTTCAGAACACGTGTATCGAGGGGATCACCATCCACGGCGCCATCGGCTTCACCGAAGAGATGGACGTGGGCATGTATCATCTGCGCACCAAGGCGATGGAATTCGACCTCGGCGGTTCGGAATTTCATCGTGAACGCATCATGCGGGAACTGGAGCAACAGGTACCGGATTATCTGAGCTTGTGA